A region from the Cryptosporangium arvum DSM 44712 genome encodes:
- a CDS encoding TetR/AcrR family transcriptional regulator: MTRTTRGRPRNPAVEQRIAAAALTIYGDHGWAGFNFESVARAADVSRDSLYRRWNDRRGLLVDAIGRVPPAPAPLEGLSLRDALLRAALSSLERYLAPGGHALIRLYVEAPQDPELLDLFHREVITPAVLAARQLVRDAIAAGRLPADASPTAIIDSVFGAVLLHVLVTPMELRPRMIEQAQSYVTDVVDMTLRGAYYREPEVSPGA, translated from the coding sequence GTGACGCGCACCACGCGAGGGCGTCCGCGGAACCCCGCGGTGGAGCAGCGCATCGCCGCGGCCGCGCTGACGATCTACGGCGATCACGGCTGGGCCGGCTTCAACTTCGAGTCGGTCGCCCGCGCCGCCGACGTCAGCCGGGACTCGCTCTACCGCCGCTGGAACGACCGGCGCGGGCTGCTCGTCGACGCGATCGGCCGGGTTCCGCCGGCACCGGCCCCGCTGGAAGGTCTGTCGCTGCGTGACGCGCTGCTCCGGGCCGCGCTGAGCAGCCTCGAGCGGTACCTCGCGCCGGGCGGGCACGCGCTGATCCGGCTCTACGTCGAAGCGCCGCAGGATCCGGAGCTGCTCGACCTGTTCCACCGCGAGGTCATCACCCCGGCCGTGCTGGCCGCGCGTCAGCTCGTACGGGACGCGATCGCGGCCGGCCGGCTCCCGGCCGACGCCTCCCCCACCGCGATCATCGACAGCGTGTTCGGCGCCGTGCTGCTGCACGTGCTCGTCACCCCGATGGAGCTGCGCCCCCGGATGATCGAGCAGGCCCAGTCGTACGTGACCGACGTCGTCGACATGACCCTACGCGGCGCGTACTACCGGGAACCCGAGGTCAGCCCGGGCGCGTGA
- a CDS encoding MBL fold metallo-hydrolase, whose translation MAATETHGFVVLGTEQQAAWGRRELPPVEKLAGGVWSVPVPIPDNPLRYTLSYLLPGDSGVVIVDPGWNDEDTWAALTTGLATAGYRLGDVLGVVATHVHPDHHGLSLRLREETGAWVAMHPAEAASMPQRMGATTSEIRRTGMTRILRMSGTSEEEISGLLGSFNPRFEPDLVMAEPDVLLEDGALVPLAGRRIRTVWTPGHTPGHICLADEETRTLLTGDHVLPRISPNIGLGPSSDAKPLADFLTSLEKVGAYDDHDALPAHEYRFRGLAARTAELIAHHEERCRELIAVVQALGEPTLWSIAQGLTWSRPWEEIGRMRFAALGETAAHVQHLVDRGDLRWVAPDAEGGAPRVTRP comes from the coding sequence GTGGCAGCAACTGAAACGCACGGGTTCGTCGTGCTGGGTACCGAGCAGCAGGCGGCCTGGGGGCGGCGGGAGCTACCGCCGGTCGAGAAACTCGCCGGCGGGGTCTGGTCGGTGCCGGTGCCGATCCCCGACAACCCGCTGCGGTACACGCTGAGCTACCTGCTCCCCGGCGACAGCGGGGTGGTGATCGTCGACCCGGGCTGGAACGACGAGGACACCTGGGCGGCGCTGACGACCGGGCTCGCCACCGCGGGCTACCGGCTGGGGGACGTGCTCGGGGTGGTCGCCACCCACGTGCACCCCGATCACCACGGGTTGTCGCTGCGGCTACGCGAGGAGACCGGCGCCTGGGTGGCGATGCACCCGGCCGAGGCCGCGAGCATGCCCCAGCGGATGGGCGCGACCACGTCGGAGATCCGGCGCACGGGCATGACGCGGATCCTGCGGATGTCCGGCACCTCGGAGGAGGAGATCAGCGGCCTGCTGGGCAGCTTCAACCCCCGGTTCGAGCCCGACCTGGTGATGGCCGAGCCCGACGTGCTGCTCGAGGACGGCGCCCTGGTGCCGCTGGCGGGCCGGCGGATCCGGACGGTGTGGACACCGGGGCACACCCCCGGCCACATCTGCCTGGCCGACGAGGAGACCAGGACACTGCTCACCGGCGACCACGTGCTGCCGCGGATCAGCCCCAACATCGGCCTGGGACCGTCGTCGGACGCGAAGCCGCTGGCCGACTTCCTGACGTCGCTGGAGAAGGTCGGGGCCTACGACGACCACGACGCGCTGCCCGCGCACGAGTACCGGTTCCGTGGCCTGGCCGCGCGGACGGCGGAGCTGATCGCGCACCACGAGGAGCGCTGCCGGGAACTGATCGCGGTGGTCCAGGCACTGGGCGAGCCGACGCTGTGGAGCATCGCGCAGGGGCTGACCTGGTCGCGCCCGTGGGAGGAGATCGGCCGGATGCGGTTCGCCGCGCTCGGTGAGACGGCCGCCCACGTGCAGCACCTGGTCGACCGCGGTGACTTGAGGTGGGTGGCGCCGGACGCCGAGGGCGGCGCGCCGCGGGTCACCCGACCGTAG
- a CDS encoding GNAT family N-acetyltransferase produces the protein MAERHAAQVLEIYRAGIATRQATFETVVPPWAEFDAARLPGHRFVELDGTDVVGWVACSAVSRRPAYAGVVEHSVYVRPDASGRGIGGRLLDALITSTENDGIWTIQSAVFPENHASLALHTRRGFRVIGTRERIGRLDGVWRDTVLIERRSPTVG, from the coding sequence ATGGCCGAGCGGCACGCCGCACAGGTGCTGGAGATCTACCGGGCCGGGATCGCGACGCGGCAGGCCACGTTCGAGACGGTCGTGCCGCCATGGGCGGAGTTCGACGCGGCTCGCCTGCCCGGGCACCGGTTCGTGGAGCTGGACGGGACCGACGTGGTGGGGTGGGTCGCCTGCTCGGCCGTTTCCCGGCGGCCGGCCTACGCGGGCGTCGTCGAGCACTCGGTCTACGTGCGCCCGGACGCGAGCGGCCGGGGCATCGGCGGCCGGCTGCTCGACGCGCTCATCACGTCCACCGAGAACGACGGCATCTGGACGATTCAGTCCGCGGTGTTCCCGGAGAACCACGCGAGCCTCGCGCTGCACACGCGCCGGGGATTCCGGGTGATCGGCACCCGCGAGCGCATCGGCCGGCTCGACGGCGTCTGGCGCGACACCGTCCTGATCGAGCGACGCAGCCCTACGGTCGGGTGA
- a CDS encoding GntR family transcriptional regulator, producing MAPKRRHSYFAGKVTAIPGASQAEVLNELRRVILAGEVPPGVQIPVGDVAERFGISPIPVRESLMTLIGEGLVDHRPRSGYTVAQLTLAELREVYVVRRVLEAAALAAAVVAADHADDVRAAEALAALERAVTDDDSAGYHRESRRFHMALLAPAGMQRLRYVLESAWNVTEPCRPMAYIGVEERTALHADHHAMLDAFTARDAKLLLDISATHHHRLENSIADLPPETGLFATP from the coding sequence ATGGCACCCAAGAGACGGCACTCGTATTTCGCGGGCAAAGTCACGGCGATACCGGGCGCCTCCCAGGCCGAGGTGCTCAACGAACTGCGCCGGGTGATCCTCGCCGGCGAGGTACCGCCGGGTGTCCAGATCCCGGTCGGCGACGTCGCGGAACGCTTCGGCATCAGCCCGATCCCGGTGCGCGAGTCGCTGATGACGCTGATCGGCGAAGGCCTGGTCGACCACCGTCCCCGCTCCGGCTACACCGTCGCCCAGCTCACGCTGGCCGAACTGCGCGAGGTCTACGTCGTGCGCCGCGTGCTGGAGGCGGCCGCGCTCGCCGCCGCCGTGGTGGCCGCCGATCACGCCGACGACGTGCGCGCGGCCGAGGCGCTCGCGGCGCTGGAACGCGCGGTGACCGACGACGACTCGGCCGGCTACCACCGCGAGAGCCGCCGGTTCCACATGGCGCTGCTCGCTCCGGCCGGCATGCAGCGGCTGCGCTACGTGCTCGAATCGGCCTGGAACGTCACCGAGCCGTGCCGGCCGATGGCCTACATCGGCGTCGAGGAACGCACCGCCCTGCACGCCGACCACCACGCCATGCTCGACGCCTTCACCGCCCGCGACGCGAAGCTGCTGCTCGACATCTCCGCCACCCATCACCACCGGCTGGAGAACTCGATCGCCGACCTCCCGCCCGAGACCGGCTTGTTCGCGACCCCATGA
- a CDS encoding aspartate/glutamate racemase family protein codes for MRIQVVNPNTTETMTATMGACARAVAAVGTTVEAVTSPMGPASIESHYDEALAVPGLLRVVAAGERDGVDGYVVGCFGDPGVDAARELARGPVIGIAEAAMRTAVLLGRTFSVVTTLSRTAGRAWELAARFGLAAQCRQVRACEIPVLDLERPGSNAEHRITEECRRAVAEDDADVVVLGCAGMADLCARISAAVGVPVVDGVAAATKMVESLVALGLTTSTRLEFARPPTKPYTGLLSSFSLETGATI; via the coding sequence GTGCGGATCCAGGTCGTGAACCCCAACACCACCGAGACGATGACCGCGACGATGGGCGCGTGCGCGCGAGCGGTGGCCGCGGTCGGCACCACGGTCGAGGCCGTCACGTCCCCGATGGGGCCGGCCTCGATCGAGAGCCACTACGACGAGGCGCTCGCCGTCCCCGGCCTGCTGCGGGTCGTGGCGGCGGGCGAACGCGACGGCGTCGACGGCTACGTGGTCGGCTGCTTCGGCGACCCCGGCGTCGACGCCGCCCGCGAGCTGGCCCGGGGTCCGGTGATCGGCATCGCCGAGGCCGCGATGCGCACGGCGGTGCTGCTCGGCCGGACGTTCAGCGTCGTGACCACGCTGAGCCGCACGGCCGGGCGCGCCTGGGAACTGGCCGCCCGGTTCGGTCTGGCGGCCCAGTGCCGCCAGGTGCGGGCCTGCGAGATCCCCGTGCTCGACTTGGAACGGCCCGGCTCGAACGCCGAACACCGCATCACCGAGGAGTGCCGCCGCGCGGTCGCCGAGGACGACGCCGACGTCGTCGTGCTCGGCTGCGCGGGCATGGCCGACCTGTGCGCCCGGATCAGCGCGGCGGTCGGCGTGCCGGTCGTCGACGGGGTCGCCGCGGCCACCAAGATGGTGGAGAGCCTGGTCGCGCTCGGGCTCACGACCAGCACGCGGCTGGAGTTCGCGCGGCCGCCGACCAAGCCCTACACCGGGCTGCTCAGCTCGTTCTCACTCGAAACAGGAGCAACAATCTGA
- a CDS encoding NCS1 family nucleobase:cation symporter-1, whose translation MSETTLPAETTHSHAAGDGIIKPGYDPRLANEDLAPLKNQNWTSYNFFAFWMSDVHSVGGYLTAGSLFALGLVAWQVLIALLIGITIVYFLCNLVARPSQRTGTPYPVASRIPFGVLGANIPAIIRGLIAVAWYGIQTYLASAALIVVALRLDPGLAPWADVDQHGFLGLSALGWLGFGVMWVLQAVVFWRGMEAIKKFIDFCGPAVYLVMFLLAAYLVWKAGWSNLDFNLAEGGKTLTGWPAWQETIIAIALVVSYFSGPMLNYGDFARYGTTFGAVKKGNFLGLPVNFLVFAILVVVTAAATRPVFGEILTDPVETVARLDNTFAIVLGALTFMIATIGINIVANFVSPAFDFSNVAPQKISWRAGGMIAAIGSVLITPWNLYNSPDTIHYTLDVLGAFIGPLYGVLIADYYLVKRQTVVVDDLYTMRRDGTYHYVKGYNPVAIVATAVAAVIGVLVVFLASADVAAFSWFIGAGIAFALYLGLKSQIPVHAPATVPAASPES comes from the coding sequence ATGAGCGAAACGACCTTACCCGCGGAGACCACGCACAGCCACGCCGCCGGCGACGGGATCATCAAGCCCGGCTACGACCCCCGGCTGGCCAACGAGGACCTCGCTCCGCTGAAGAACCAGAACTGGACGTCGTACAACTTCTTCGCGTTCTGGATGTCCGACGTCCACAGCGTCGGTGGTTACCTCACGGCCGGCAGCCTGTTCGCGCTGGGGCTGGTGGCCTGGCAGGTGCTGATCGCGCTGCTGATCGGCATCACGATCGTGTACTTCCTCTGCAACCTGGTCGCCCGGCCCAGCCAGCGCACCGGCACGCCCTACCCGGTGGCCTCGCGGATCCCGTTCGGCGTGCTCGGCGCCAACATCCCGGCGATCATCCGGGGCCTGATCGCGGTCGCCTGGTACGGCATCCAGACCTACCTGGCGTCGGCCGCGCTCATCGTGGTCGCGCTGCGGCTCGACCCCGGCCTCGCGCCCTGGGCCGACGTGGACCAACACGGCTTCCTGGGGCTGTCGGCGCTGGGCTGGCTCGGGTTCGGCGTGATGTGGGTGCTGCAGGCGGTCGTGTTCTGGCGCGGCATGGAGGCGATCAAGAAGTTCATCGACTTCTGCGGCCCCGCCGTCTACCTGGTGATGTTCCTGCTCGCGGCCTACCTGGTCTGGAAGGCCGGCTGGTCCAACCTGGACTTCAACCTGGCCGAGGGCGGCAAGACGCTCACCGGCTGGCCGGCCTGGCAGGAGACGATCATCGCGATCGCGCTCGTCGTCTCGTACTTCTCCGGCCCGATGCTCAACTACGGCGACTTCGCCCGGTACGGCACGACGTTCGGGGCCGTGAAGAAGGGCAACTTCCTCGGGCTGCCGGTGAACTTCCTGGTGTTCGCGATCCTCGTCGTGGTGACCGCGGCGGCGACCCGGCCGGTGTTCGGGGAGATCCTCACCGACCCGGTCGAGACCGTGGCCCGCCTCGACAACACGTTCGCGATCGTGCTCGGCGCGCTGACGTTCATGATCGCCACGATCGGCATCAACATCGTCGCGAACTTCGTCTCGCCCGCGTTCGACTTCTCGAACGTCGCGCCGCAGAAGATCAGCTGGCGGGCCGGCGGCATGATCGCGGCGATCGGCTCGGTGCTGATCACGCCCTGGAACCTGTACAACTCGCCGGACACGATCCACTACACCCTGGACGTGCTGGGTGCGTTCATCGGCCCGCTCTACGGGGTGCTGATCGCGGACTACTACCTGGTCAAGCGGCAGACGGTCGTGGTCGACGACCTGTACACGATGCGCCGCGACGGGACCTACCACTACGTGAAGGGCTACAACCCGGTCGCGATCGTGGCCACGGCGGTGGCGGCGGTGATCGGCGTGCTCGTGGTGTTCCTCGCCTCGGCCGACGTGGCCGCGTTCAGCTGGTTCATCGGCGCCGGCATCGCGTTCGCGCTCTACCTCGGGCTGAAGTCGCAGATCCCGGTGCACGCGCCGGCGACGGTTCCGGCGGCTTCGCCGGAGAGCTGA
- a CDS encoding sigma-70 family RNA polymerase sigma factor: MVRSAGQRQGPAGNEALIRSLFAEHGRALLAYVTRLTEDRSLAEDIVQETILRAWRNPDVMVNGKGSVRGWLLTVARNIVIDQSRARAARPTEVPEVPYKPPVARDHADNVVNQMVVMEALEQLPPEHRDVLVQIYLKGRTIKEAAEALGVPVGTVKSRTFYALRTLRDGFGGRDLGMVTR; encoded by the coding sequence ATGGTCCGAAGCGCTGGTCAGCGACAAGGCCCGGCCGGGAACGAGGCGCTGATTCGGTCGCTGTTCGCCGAACACGGTCGGGCGTTGCTGGCCTACGTCACACGCTTGACCGAGGACCGCTCGCTCGCGGAGGACATCGTCCAGGAGACGATCCTGCGCGCCTGGCGCAATCCGGACGTCATGGTGAACGGCAAGGGCTCGGTCCGTGGCTGGTTGCTCACGGTGGCGCGCAACATCGTCATCGACCAGAGCCGCGCCCGGGCGGCCCGGCCGACCGAGGTGCCGGAAGTGCCCTACAAGCCGCCGGTGGCGCGCGACCACGCCGACAACGTCGTCAACCAGATGGTCGTCATGGAGGCGTTGGAGCAGCTGCCCCCGGAGCACCGGGACGTGCTCGTCCAGATCTACCTCAAGGGCCGGACGATCAAGGAGGCCGCCGAGGCGCTCGGCGTGCCGGTCGGAACCGTGAAGAGCAGAACGTTCTACGCGCTGAGAACCTTGCGTGACGGCTTCGGTGGCCGCGACCTCGGGATGGTGACCCGATGA